In one Nomascus leucogenys isolate Asia chromosome 13, Asia_NLE_v1, whole genome shotgun sequence genomic region, the following are encoded:
- the LOC101176211 gene encoding uncharacterized protein LOC101176211: MVKAGGKAWQGILSEGSWNPGRKFLGKLWTGFSINPSERLKAVKRPFGKVIQGGLHFVSLDISLLKYRCQTRPILDALQTSKHYLPAFGEPFHQLLYCVFTVDPAVMQGTTMAKNSQDHSYLH, translated from the exons ATGGT gAAGGCAGGTGGCAAAGCATGGCagggaatactttcagaaggttCGTGGAATCCAGGAAGAAAATTCCTTGGGAAACTTTGGACCGGATTCTCAATAAACCCTTCAGAGAGACTTAAAGCTGTTAAAAGACCTTTTGGGAAAGTGATCCAGGGGGGCCTCCACTTTGTTTCTCTGGATATTTCTCTGTTGAAATATAGGTGTCAAACACGTCCCATTTTAGATGCTCTTCAGACTTCAAAACATTACCTTCCTGCTTTCGGGGAGCCATTTCATCAGCTTTTGTACTGTGTATTCACTGTGGACCCTGCTGTTATGCAAGGTACCACCATGGCTAAAAATTCACAAGACCATTCTTatttgcactga